A genomic region of Terriglobia bacterium contains the following coding sequences:
- a CDS encoding IS481 family transposase: protein SQHRHEHLLPWLHHYNWHRPHGSLNHVPPISRSGLDRNNLLRLHS, encoded by the coding sequence CTCGCAACACCGTCACGAACATCTTCTTCCCTGGCTTCACCATTACAACTGGCACCGTCCTCATGGTAGCCTCAACCATGTTCCACCTATCAGCCGCTCCGGCCTCGATCGGAACAACCTCTTGAGACTCCACAGCTAG
- a CDS encoding DUF421 domain-containing protein, which yields MLTNWHTVLEIALRTTAVYALVLVGIRLTGKREVGQMTPFDLTLLLLLSNSVQNAMTGPDTSLMGGATAALVLLTLNFLLAELSGLNRGFRKMIQGSPTLLIHNGECVAAHMAKEHISMDELNRALREHGVACVDDAALAVLEVDGSISVLKYDDVPAQAHPQKRLKFLHRN from the coding sequence ATGCTCACAAACTGGCATACGGTCCTGGAGATCGCACTCCGCACCACGGCGGTGTATGCGCTGGTGCTGGTTGGCATTCGGCTAACGGGAAAGCGCGAAGTCGGCCAGATGACGCCCTTCGATCTCACGCTCCTGCTGCTTCTCAGCAATTCAGTGCAAAATGCCATGACCGGCCCGGACACATCCCTGATGGGTGGCGCCACAGCAGCGCTGGTCCTGCTCACTCTGAATTTCCTGCTGGCGGAACTTTCAGGACTGAATCGCGGTTTTAGAAAAATGATCCAGGGATCGCCGACCCTTTTAATCCACAATGGCGAATGTGTTGCCGCACACATGGCAAAAGAGCATATCTCTATGGACGAACTCAACCGCGCCCTGCGCGAGCATGGGGTGGCCTGCGTTGATGACGCGGCGCTGGCGGTGCTTGAAGTGGATGGTTCAATCAGTGTCTTGAAGTATGACGATGTCCCGGCCCAGGCTCATCCGCAAAAGCGGCTCAAGTTTCTTCATCGGAATTGA
- a CDS encoding DUF4337 domain-containing protein: protein MSLEEELREGAEHAHKSGERGIGLTMAIVAVLLAIATLMGHRTHTEEGLIQGKIVDEWNFYQAKHSRAHEYGAMAEVAALLPNGKDLALKDYKKSLDEECGTPPEHGCSSPARDSAILRPLLTPDSTSDTKEEKKEKGESDKKESPANDEATKEHGKEASAAKETHENKSSGHKPGAVNIQENAKEMERERDLVERRANYYDGAELFLEISIVLCSIALLAEAKLFWQLSFISTILGIGVALFGFLGVH from the coding sequence ATGAGCTTAGAAGAAGAACTCAGGGAAGGCGCGGAACACGCGCACAAAAGCGGTGAAAGAGGGATCGGCCTCACTATGGCGATTGTGGCGGTTTTGCTGGCTATTGCCACATTGATGGGCCATCGCACCCATACTGAAGAAGGCCTGATTCAGGGCAAGATTGTAGACGAGTGGAACTTTTACCAGGCCAAGCACAGTCGTGCCCATGAATACGGTGCCATGGCCGAAGTGGCGGCACTGCTGCCCAATGGAAAAGATCTGGCGCTGAAGGATTACAAAAAGTCCCTGGACGAAGAATGCGGCACGCCGCCTGAGCATGGATGCAGCAGTCCGGCCCGGGATTCCGCCATCCTCCGGCCACTGTTAACACCTGATTCTACAAGCGACACCAAGGAAGAGAAGAAGGAGAAAGGCGAGTCCGACAAAAAAGAATCCCCTGCCAACGACGAAGCTACTAAAGAGCACGGCAAAGAAGCCAGCGCTGCCAAGGAGACGCACGAAAACAAATCCTCTGGCCACAAGCCCGGCGCAGTAAATATCCAGGAAAATGCCAAAGAGATGGAGCGCGAAAGAGACCTGGTGGAGCGGCGGGCCAATTACTATGACGGCGCAGAACTATTTCTGGAAATCTCAATTGTCCTTTGTTCAATAGCGCTGCTGGCGGAAGCAAAGCTATTCTGGCAACTTTCCTTTATCAGCACCATTCTGGGAATAGGTGTTGCACTCTTCGGATTCCTGGGAGTGCACTGA
- the rdgB gene encoding RdgB/HAM1 family non-canonical purine NTP pyrophosphatase, with amino-acid sequence MPRIYLATTNPGKVRELREAAQALSIALDPLPRMAEVPPAIEDGTTFEQNARIKAEYYSRLAPGELVLAEDSGLAVDALHGAPGVHSARYAAVLQSGVASDQNSDDEANNAALIAQLKRLNRDRYTGKYVCVIALSRDGQTLATFTGEAPGELLTVPRGTQGFGYDPLFYFPALGKTFAELPLEQKREHSHRGKAFRQFLEWYGKQPL; translated from the coding sequence ATGCCCAGGATCTATCTAGCCACCACCAACCCAGGCAAGGTACGAGAGCTCCGCGAGGCGGCGCAGGCATTATCCATTGCGCTTGATCCCTTGCCGCGCATGGCTGAAGTGCCGCCGGCGATTGAAGACGGAACCACTTTTGAGCAAAATGCCAGAATCAAGGCCGAGTATTACAGCCGCCTTGCGCCGGGTGAGTTGGTGCTGGCGGAAGACTCAGGGCTGGCAGTTGACGCGCTCCATGGCGCGCCCGGCGTCCATTCAGCCCGTTACGCTGCCGTACTTCAGTCAGGTGTGGCATCAGACCAAAACTCTGACGATGAAGCAAACAACGCCGCGCTCATTGCTCAACTGAAACGTCTCAATCGAGATCGATACACAGGAAAATATGTGTGTGTGATTGCGCTGTCCCGGGATGGACAGACCCTTGCCACCTTTACGGGCGAAGCGCCAGGAGAACTTCTGACCGTCCCCCGCGGGACTCAGGGCTTTGGGTACGACCCGCTGTTTTACTTCCCTGCTCTCGGCAAGACGTTTGCGGAACTTCCACTGGAACAAAAACGCGAACATAGCCATCGCGGAAAGGCGTTTCGGCAGTTCCTGGAGTGGTACGGCAAGCAGCCGCTGTAA
- a CDS encoding TetR family transcriptional regulator: MAKRPSQTAARSANGTSDKYQRILDAAIEVIAEHGFFHSRVAEIADRAGVADGTIYLYFKNKDELLMASIDSAFHRFIQRARSSLDQLADPREKLRRLAFLHLESLGSNRSLAIVFQTELRHSAKFLGQFSHNLLVEYFDVIKGVLREGQEAGVFRADISVTIAAHCFFGAVDEIVTTWILSDRDRDRDYHLSTLTDSVVAIVLKGVETGP, encoded by the coding sequence ATGGCTAAACGGCCTTCACAAACAGCTGCCCGGTCAGCCAACGGCACATCAGACAAGTACCAGCGCATTCTGGACGCTGCCATTGAAGTCATCGCCGAGCACGGGTTTTTCCATTCTCGAGTGGCAGAAATTGCCGACCGCGCCGGGGTGGCTGACGGCACTATCTATCTCTATTTCAAGAACAAAGATGAATTGCTGATGGCGTCGATTGACTCCGCCTTTCACCGGTTCATCCAGCGGGCGCGGAGTTCGCTCGACCAGTTGGCTGATCCGCGGGAAAAATTGCGCCGCCTGGCCTTTCTTCACCTGGAATCCCTGGGCTCAAACCGCAGTTTGGCCATCGTCTTCCAGACCGAACTCAGGCATAGCGCGAAATTCCTTGGCCAGTTTTCTCATAACCTTCTAGTGGAATACTTTGATGTAATCAAAGGCGTTCTGCGTGAAGGCCAGGAAGCCGGCGTCTTTAGGGCCGACATTTCCGTAACTATTGCCGCGCATTGCTTCTTCGGCGCAGTGGATGAGATAGTTACTACATGGATCCTTTCCGATCGCGACCGGGACCGCGATTATCACCTCTCCACCCTGACTGATTCGGTTGTGGCGATTGTCCTTAAAGGCGTAGAAACGGGACCCTAA
- a CDS encoding long-chain fatty acid--CoA ligase, with translation MEINTLADIFFASIAHDVERHVMFKRGSEWQVISSRQLYGYVATLARVLKQWGIHKGDRVAILGENRPEWMIADFACVTTGIIDVPIYATLTADQTLYLLQNSGARVIFVSTLEQLRKIQSIREQTSLEKIVVMDEISEVNVIPMWSLINSASLEEDPQFDEEAHRITPDDLATLIYTSGTTGTSKGVMLSHGNLTTCAIMASKQAEWTPGDVYLSFLPLSHVTARHVDYVCYLDGVSLAYCAVFDQLPQMLQEAKPTIIVAVPRVYEKVRAESERRAGHGLRRKIFDWAVRIGEKHKEEIARGETPTDPRWKVANQLVFSKIRQGFGGRSRAYFSGGAPLGKDMAEWFCAVGIPIMEGYGLTETSPTLSVNRRGAFKIGSVGKVNEGVQLKIAEDGEILVKGPTVFKGYWNMPEETRNSFVDGWFKTGDIGELDSNGFLSITDRKKDLIKTSGGKFIAPQPIENALKANVLVAQAAIIGDKRKYASVIISPHFPLLEDWARANGVLFTSRQELVASDKVRNLYRGIVEDLNKRLAHFETIKKIVVVPDEFTVATGEITPTLKLKRRVIEAKYKQQIDEIYQQPHPIETAPVG, from the coding sequence ATGGAAATCAATACCCTCGCCGACATTTTCTTTGCTTCAATCGCGCACGATGTGGAACGCCATGTAATGTTCAAGCGCGGCAGCGAATGGCAGGTGATCTCTTCTCGCCAGCTCTATGGCTATGTGGCTACTCTTGCCAGGGTCTTGAAGCAATGGGGAATCCATAAAGGCGACCGCGTTGCGATCCTGGGCGAAAATCGGCCGGAATGGATGATTGCCGACTTTGCCTGCGTAACCACCGGAATCATCGATGTCCCAATTTACGCCACGCTCACGGCGGACCAGACTCTGTATCTCTTGCAGAATTCCGGCGCGCGCGTGATTTTTGTTTCCACGCTGGAACAGCTGCGCAAGATCCAATCCATCCGGGAGCAGACCTCACTCGAAAAAATTGTTGTGATGGATGAGATTAGTGAAGTCAATGTAATTCCCATGTGGTCTTTAATCAATTCCGCATCGCTCGAAGAAGACCCGCAATTTGATGAAGAAGCGCATCGAATCACGCCAGACGACCTGGCCACCCTGATCTATACTTCGGGAACCACAGGGACCTCAAAGGGCGTAATGCTAAGTCACGGCAATCTCACTACTTGCGCCATCATGGCCAGCAAGCAGGCGGAGTGGACGCCCGGTGACGTATATCTCTCATTTCTTCCCCTATCTCACGTCACTGCGCGCCACGTTGATTACGTCTGTTATCTGGACGGCGTTAGCCTTGCCTATTGCGCTGTGTTCGATCAGCTTCCGCAGATGCTGCAGGAAGCCAAACCCACAATTATTGTTGCGGTGCCGCGCGTCTATGAAAAAGTGCGCGCTGAGTCTGAACGTCGCGCCGGCCATGGCTTGCGGCGGAAGATTTTTGACTGGGCAGTGCGAATCGGCGAAAAACATAAAGAAGAAATTGCACGAGGCGAAACGCCCACAGATCCGCGCTGGAAGGTAGCGAACCAACTGGTGTTTTCAAAAATACGCCAGGGATTTGGCGGACGGAGCAGGGCGTATTTCTCTGGCGGCGCTCCCCTGGGCAAGGACATGGCAGAGTGGTTCTGCGCAGTTGGTATCCCAATTATGGAAGGCTACGGGCTGACGGAAACTTCGCCAACTCTCTCCGTCAACCGCCGCGGAGCTTTTAAGATTGGATCAGTTGGCAAGGTAAATGAGGGCGTTCAGCTCAAGATTGCTGAAGATGGCGAGATTCTGGTCAAAGGGCCAACCGTTTTCAAGGGTTATTGGAACATGCCTGAAGAGACTCGCAATTCCTTTGTCGATGGCTGGTTTAAGACAGGCGACATTGGCGAGCTCGACAGCAATGGATTCCTCAGCATTACCGACCGCAAGAAAGATCTCATCAAGACATCGGGCGGAAAGTTCATTGCGCCGCAACCGATTGAAAACGCCCTGAAGGCGAATGTGCTGGTTGCGCAAGCCGCCATCATCGGCGACAAGCGCAAGTATGCTTCCGTGATCATCTCACCCCATTTTCCTTTATTGGAAGATTGGGCGCGCGCCAATGGCGTTCTGTTCACCTCACGTCAGGAGCTTGTAGCGTCAGATAAGGTACGTAATCTCTATCGCGGGATTGTAGAAGACCTGAACAAGCGGCTGGCGCATTTTGAAACCATCAAGAAAATCGTGGTGGTGCCGGATGAATTTACTGTCGCCACAGGCGAGATTACACCTACACTTAAGCTCAAACGCCGCGTGATTGAAGCAAAATACAAGCAGCAGATTGATGAGATCTACCAGCAGCCACATCCGATTGAAACCGCGCCCGTGGGATAA
- a CDS encoding thiazole synthase, which translates to MDPLIIAGRQFRSRLIVGTGKYKSGQETARAIEASGSEMVTVAVRRVNLDRSKESLLDFIDPKKYFLLPNTAGCYTADEAIRAARLGREVGLSDWVKIEVIGDQKTLYPDVQATIEATRVLVKEGFTVLPYTSDDIVVAKRLLDAGASAIMPLGAPIGSGMGIQNTANIQILREMITEVPLIVDAGVGTASDAAIAMELGADAVLMNSGIAHAENPVLMAEAMKYAVIAGRAAYLAGRMPRKLYATASSPLHGVVR; encoded by the coding sequence ATGGATCCTCTCATCATCGCAGGCCGGCAGTTCCGATCACGGCTGATCGTCGGTACCGGTAAGTACAAATCTGGCCAAGAAACTGCCCGCGCCATTGAAGCCAGCGGCTCGGAAATGGTCACAGTCGCCGTGCGCCGGGTAAACCTGGACCGGAGCAAGGAATCGCTGCTGGATTTTATTGACCCCAAAAAATATTTTCTTCTGCCCAACACGGCGGGCTGTTACACAGCGGATGAAGCCATCCGCGCCGCCCGGCTGGGACGGGAGGTTGGACTTTCTGACTGGGTGAAGATAGAGGTCATTGGCGACCAAAAAACGCTTTATCCCGATGTTCAAGCGACAATTGAAGCGACGCGCGTCCTGGTGAAAGAAGGGTTTACGGTGCTTCCCTATACTTCAGACGACATCGTGGTTGCCAAACGGCTATTGGACGCGGGTGCGAGCGCGATCATGCCGTTAGGTGCTCCCATCGGGAGCGGGATGGGAATTCAAAACACCGCCAACATCCAGATCCTGCGGGAGATGATCACGGAAGTTCCGCTGATTGTGGATGCGGGCGTGGGAACAGCCTCTGACGCGGCCATCGCCATGGAGTTGGGCGCTGATGCCGTGCTGATGAATTCCGGAATCGCGCACGCTGAAAATCCTGTGCTGATGGCGGAAGCTATGAAGTATGCGGTGATTGCCGGACGCGCAGCTTACCTGGCCGGCAGAATGCCTCGAAAGCTTTACGCCACGGCAAGCTCTCCGTTGCACGGAGTCGTTCGATAA
- a CDS encoding septum formation initiator family protein → MPEKIKGGREQLYRLRHKLAAAGIGILLCVIGYYAVFGANGLVDYQQKRRESRELDRQIKALQQQNGGMEQEIKALKTDPKTIEKEARERLRYARPGEVVYTVSPPAVAQPPEKK, encoded by the coding sequence ATGCCGGAGAAAATCAAAGGCGGGAGGGAGCAGCTCTATCGCTTGCGCCACAAGCTGGCGGCGGCAGGGATCGGCATTTTGCTTTGCGTTATTGGCTACTACGCGGTGTTCGGCGCCAATGGCCTTGTGGACTATCAGCAAAAGCGCCGAGAATCCCGCGAACTCGATCGCCAGATTAAGGCTCTGCAACAACAAAACGGCGGCATGGAACAGGAAATTAAAGCTTTAAAGACTGATCCCAAAACCATTGAAAAAGAAGCGCGTGAGCGGCTCCGCTATGCCCGTCCCGGAGAGGTGGTCTACACCGTTTCTCCTCCGGCAGTTGCGCAGCCGCCGGAGAAGAAGTAG
- a CDS encoding phosphoglucomutase/phosphomannomutase family protein produces the protein MSVTKIKFGTSGWRAIIAEEFTIANVRRAVTGIAKYVASKKPNGARVIVGRDPRYMGERFVTIAADVLSSFGVQPLVIAEPAPTPAISYEVTRSKTDGAINFTASHNPPEYSGIKFSTPDGAPALPEATSAIESLIASNGDVSGASSRAQVANIDPKPAYLARLKEIVDLPLIRNSGLKVVFDPLWGAARGYSDELLRDAGIPVSTVHDVRDVLFGGHAPEPEDHLLNEMRQRMKETGARIGIATDGDADRFGIVDQDGTFIQPNYVIAVLFDYLVESRGWKNGVAKSVSTTNMINALAQHHKVPLHETPVGFKYIGELIKQDKIAIGGEESAGLSIRNHVPEKDGVLAGLLCCEAVASRKKPIGDQIKDLFGKVGSFYARRENFSLTPELKEKFTSKMKSDPTELSGHKVKQVGRADGLKLIMDNGSWVCYRVSGTEPVVRIYSEASSEKGLEKLSAAARDWIRQ, from the coding sequence ATGAGTGTTACCAAGATTAAATTTGGCACTTCCGGTTGGCGCGCGATTATCGCGGAAGAGTTCACCATTGCCAATGTGCGCCGGGCCGTTACAGGCATTGCAAAATACGTAGCTTCAAAAAAACCGAATGGCGCACGCGTGATTGTGGGGCGCGATCCGCGCTACATGGGAGAGCGTTTTGTCACTATTGCCGCCGACGTGCTTAGCTCATTTGGTGTGCAGCCATTGGTCATTGCCGAGCCTGCTCCAACTCCCGCGATTTCTTATGAGGTGACCCGGTCAAAGACTGATGGCGCAATCAATTTCACTGCGTCGCACAATCCGCCGGAATACAGCGGCATTAAGTTTTCTACACCCGACGGCGCGCCGGCATTGCCTGAAGCCACCAGTGCCATTGAATCATTGATCGCAAGCAATGGCGACGTTTCTGGAGCTTCTTCAAGAGCGCAGGTTGCAAACATCGATCCCAAACCCGCGTATCTGGCGCGACTCAAAGAGATTGTCGATTTGCCGCTCATCCGGAACTCAGGATTGAAAGTTGTCTTTGATCCGCTCTGGGGCGCGGCGCGCGGCTATTCCGATGAGCTACTCAGGGACGCAGGTATTCCGGTTTCCACTGTCCATGATGTCCGCGACGTACTTTTTGGTGGCCATGCGCCTGAGCCGGAAGACCATCTTCTGAATGAAATGCGCCAGAGGATGAAAGAGACGGGCGCTCGCATTGGTATTGCCACGGACGGTGATGCTGATCGTTTCGGAATCGTGGACCAGGACGGCACATTCATCCAGCCCAATTACGTCATTGCCGTGTTGTTCGATTATCTGGTCGAGAGCCGAGGCTGGAAAAACGGGGTTGCCAAGTCTGTTTCTACCACCAATATGATTAATGCTCTGGCGCAGCACCACAAAGTGCCGCTGCATGAAACCCCTGTGGGCTTCAAATACATTGGTGAGCTGATCAAGCAGGACAAAATTGCCATTGGTGGTGAAGAGAGCGCCGGGCTCTCCATCCGGAATCACGTGCCGGAAAAAGATGGCGTCTTGGCCGGATTGTTGTGCTGTGAAGCCGTGGCCAGCCGCAAGAAGCCGATTGGTGACCAGATAAAAGATTTATTTGGCAAAGTTGGTTCCTTTTATGCCCGAAGAGAAAACTTCAGCTTGACGCCGGAACTGAAAGAGAAGTTCACTAGTAAGATGAAGAGCGATCCAACCGAACTCTCTGGCCACAAAGTAAAACAGGTGGGACGGGCGGACGGTTTGAAGTTGATCATGGACAATGGATCGTGGGTTTGTTATCGCGTGTCCGGCACGGAGCCGGTAGTGCGGATTTACTCTGAAGCCAGCTCGGAAAAAGGTCTGGAAAAACTCTCCGCCGCGGCGCGCGATTGGATCAGACAATAA
- a CDS encoding divalent-cation tolerance protein CutA, with protein MTNARIILTTAGSQEEAAKIANTLVERSLAACVNVVPRIESVYRWQGKVETAQEWLLLIKTQAALYECVRDAVKELHSYDLPECVMLEVTAGSQEYLDWIAENTG; from the coding sequence ATGACGAACGCGCGAATCATCCTTACCACGGCTGGATCGCAGGAAGAAGCCGCCAAGATCGCTAATACACTGGTAGAGCGCAGCTTAGCTGCGTGCGTCAACGTTGTGCCGCGGATCGAATCGGTTTACCGCTGGCAAGGAAAAGTGGAAACCGCACAGGAATGGCTTCTCCTGATCAAGACCCAGGCCGCGCTTTATGAATGCGTTCGCGACGCTGTAAAAGAGCTTCATTCTTATGATCTGCCGGAATGCGTGATGCTGGAAGTGACTGCCGGTAGCCAGGAATATCTGGACTGGATCGCCGAAAACACCGGTTAA
- a CDS encoding PLP-dependent aspartate aminotransferase family protein, with product MAKKPASVTKRQTGKFGFSTACIHTGQEPDPSTGAIVVPIFATSTYVQQEVGKNKGYEYARVSNPTRTQLETNLAALESASSAHVFASGMAAVTAVTQCFLKQGDHLLCGHNVYGGVPRFFNQVMTNYGVEFSYVNTSDLDAVKKAMRRNTRIVWIETPTNPLMVLTDIREVARIAHASGAELVVDNTFMSPYFQRPIEFGADMVLHSTTKFLNGHSDGLGGMVAATKPIHAEKLAFMQKASGAILSPFECWLVLRGVKSLAVRMEKHDENGRVIAEYLRTHPKVKKVLYPGFSDHPQYALAKRQMTGFGSMITFETGSFRNANKMLAKVRVCSLAESLGGVETLISHPATMTHAALGEKGRKEIGLTDGMVRISVGIEDVEDLIADLDHALAAI from the coding sequence ATGGCAAAGAAACCTGCCAGCGTAACGAAACGCCAGACCGGCAAATTTGGATTTTCCACCGCTTGCATTCACACTGGCCAGGAGCCCGATCCTTCCACGGGGGCCATTGTTGTCCCAATTTTTGCCACGTCAACCTACGTGCAACAGGAAGTGGGGAAGAACAAAGGTTACGAGTACGCGCGCGTTTCCAATCCAACGCGGACGCAGCTGGAAACCAATCTCGCGGCGCTGGAAAGCGCAAGCTCAGCGCATGTTTTTGCCAGCGGCATGGCGGCCGTAACCGCGGTGACACAGTGCTTTCTGAAGCAGGGCGATCACCTGCTCTGCGGGCACAATGTCTACGGCGGAGTGCCTCGCTTTTTTAATCAGGTGATGACGAATTATGGCGTGGAGTTCAGTTATGTCAATACATCTGACCTGGACGCGGTAAAAAAGGCCATGCGCCGGAATACCCGCATCGTTTGGATTGAAACGCCGACCAATCCGCTGATGGTTTTGACCGACATCAGGGAAGTGGCCCGGATTGCTCATGCCAGCGGTGCCGAACTAGTGGTTGATAACACTTTCATGTCGCCCTACTTTCAGCGGCCAATCGAATTTGGCGCGGACATGGTGTTGCATTCAACCACGAAATTCCTGAACGGGCACAGCGATGGCCTGGGAGGCATGGTTGCCGCAACCAAACCGATTCATGCGGAAAAACTGGCCTTCATGCAGAAGGCCTCCGGGGCAATCTTGTCGCCATTTGAGTGCTGGCTGGTGCTACGCGGCGTGAAGTCGCTGGCGGTACGCATGGAAAAGCACGATGAGAATGGGCGTGTGATTGCCGAATATCTGCGCACTCATCCCAAAGTGAAGAAAGTCCTTTATCCCGGATTTTCCGATCATCCACAGTATGCGTTGGCCAAGCGCCAGATGACAGGGTTTGGTTCCATGATCACTTTTGAGACCGGTTCGTTCAGGAACGCGAACAAGATGCTGGCCAAGGTACGCGTCTGCTCACTGGCAGAATCCCTGGGAGGCGTGGAAACATTGATCTCGCATCCGGCCACAATGACACACGCCGCCCTGGGTGAAAAGGGAAGAAAAGAAATTGGGCTCACGGATGGCATGGTACGCATTTCTGTTGGCATTGAGGATGTGGAGGATCTTATAGCTGATCTGGACCACGCGCTGGCAGCGATTTAA
- the cysK gene encoding cysteine synthase A, translating to MSQLPVAENITELVGKTPMLHFRRIVPAGAAGVFAKLEYLNPGGSVKDRAAIGMIKKAEEQGLLKPGSTIVEATAGNTGVGLALIGVNKGYHVVVCVPEKFAEEKVKIMRALGAEVVRTPDEAGMQGAIAKAKELAAKIPGSFTALQFENPANPDFHQETTAEELFEQMQGAIDAVVIGVGTGGTFTGVARFMKQKRSSIYCAAVETEGSVLGGGPKGPHKVEGIGSSFIPKTFDPAVCDEVIMVTDKDAFDTVAQLARLEGVLGGSSAGANVFAAIQVAKKLGKGKRVVTIIPDSAERYMSKNIFEGGE from the coding sequence ATGTCCCAACTCCCTGTGGCTGAAAACATCACCGAACTGGTTGGCAAGACCCCAATGCTCCATTTTCGCCGGATCGTGCCGGCGGGCGCAGCGGGTGTGTTTGCCAAACTGGAATACCTGAACCCCGGCGGCAGCGTAAAAGATCGCGCAGCTATTGGCATGATCAAGAAGGCGGAAGAACAGGGCCTTTTGAAGCCGGGATCGACCATTGTGGAAGCGACCGCGGGGAATACCGGGGTCGGCCTGGCCCTGATCGGGGTAAACAAGGGTTACCACGTAGTGGTTTGCGTTCCGGAAAAATTTGCCGAAGAAAAAGTCAAAATCATGCGGGCGCTCGGCGCGGAAGTCGTGCGAACGCCGGACGAGGCAGGCATGCAAGGCGCAATCGCCAAGGCCAAAGAGCTTGCCGCCAAAATCCCCGGATCATTTACCGCACTCCAGTTTGAAAATCCCGCCAATCCTGACTTTCACCAGGAAACTACTGCCGAAGAACTTTTCGAACAAATGCAGGGTGCAATTGATGCCGTTGTAATCGGTGTTGGCACCGGCGGCACATTTACAGGCGTAGCCCGTTTTATGAAACAGAAACGATCCAGCATTTACTGCGCTGCAGTTGAAACCGAGGGATCGGTGCTGGGCGGCGGTCCCAAAGGGCCGCACAAAGTGGAAGGCATTGGATCCAGTTTTATTCCCAAGACTTTTGATCCCGCCGTGTGCGATGAAGTAATCATGGTCACCGATAAAGACGCGTTCGATACGGTAGCGCAACTGGCGCGACTGGAAGGCGTTCTGGGCGGCTCCAGCGCGGGGGCCAACGTATTCGCGGCCATTCAAGTGGCAAAAAAACTCGGCAAAGGGAAGCGAGTAGTGACGATCATCCCTGATTCCGCCGAGCGCTACATGTCAAAAAATATTTTTGAAGGCGGCGAGTAA